In one Mus pahari chromosome 21, PAHARI_EIJ_v1.1, whole genome shotgun sequence genomic region, the following are encoded:
- the Znf213 gene encoding zinc finger protein 213, whose translation MASLQELQDPAPGEEEGLMIVKVEDCSWEQEPDQPVDNRDSEACRQRFRQFCYRDAGGPHEAFSQLWELCCRWLRPELHSKEQILELLVLEQFLAVLPGEIQAQLQRQRLGSGEEAVALVEDIQNQPLKAWPQDELSEVEPKAAVQGLRATGSPQKAGIQKQLPAPEEQRSHAQLPVLKERRTGEMLDVCFASAVDLPGRPEPGRISPFQKSVALGDIPFYFSREEWSSLDSAQRNFFWDIKRKNSRDAALGLRPKSQKAPAEEAVTALLGQTEVPMSWNPEEAVTEVWGSENPMRTALDPLVGARRGRPPTRRRHFQNLVAEKPHSCAQCGKRFRWGSDLARHQRTHTGEKPHKCPECDKSFRSSSDLVRHQGVHTGEKPFSCSECGKNFSRSAYLADHQRIHTGEKPFSCSECGKSFSLRSYLLDHRRVHTGERPFGCGECDKSFKQRAHLIAHQSLHAKMAQPVG comes from the exons ATGGCATCCCTCCAGGAGCTCCAAGACCCTGCtcctggggaggaggaaggacttATGATTGTGAAGGTGGAAGACTGCTCCTGGGAACAGGAGCCTGACCAGCCGGTGGACAACAGGGATTCAGAAGCCTGCCGCCAGCGGTTCCGACAGTTCTGCTACAGGGATGCGGGTGGACCACACGAAGCCTTCAGCCAGCTCTGGGAGCTCTGTTGCCGCTGGCTGCGGCCTGAGCTCCACAGCAAGGAGCAGATCCTGGAATTGCTGGTGCTGGAGCAGTTCCTGGCTGTGCTACCAGGGGAGATCCAAGCCCAGCTGCAGAGACAGCGCCTTGGGAGTGGAGAGGAAGCTGTCGCTTTGGTGGAGGACATACAGAACCAGCCACTGAAAGCCTGGCCACAG GATGAGCTCTCAGAGGTGGAGCCCAAGGCAGCAGTCCAGGGACTCCGAGCCACAGGGTCTCCCCAGAAGGCAGGGATACAGAAGCAGCTACCAGCACCCGAAGAGCAGCGCAGCCATG cCCAGCTCCCTGTTCTTAAAGAGCGTCGGACAGGAGAGATGTTGGATGTCTGCTTTGCCTCTGCAGTTGAT CTGCCTGGGAGACCCGAGCCGGGTCGTATCTCCCCATTCCAAAAATCTGTGGCATTGGGAGATATCCCTTTCTATTTTTCCCGAGAAGAATGGAGCTCCCTGGACTCTGCTCAGAGGAACTTCTTCTGGGACATCAAGAGAAAGAACTCCCGGGATGCTGCCCTTG GTTTGAGACCCAAAAGCCAAAAGGCCCCTGCAGAGGAGGCAGTGACAGCACTGTTGGGACAGACTGAAGTGCCTATGTCTTGGAATCCCGAGGAGGCTGTGACCGAGGTCTGGGGGAGTGAGAACCCAATGAGGACAGCCCTGGACCCGCTGGTGGGAGCGCGTCGGGGGCGGCCGCCCACTCGCAGGCGCCACTTTCAGAACTTAGTGGCGGAGAAGCCCCACAGCTGCGCGCAGTGTGGGAAGCGCTTCCGCTGGGGTTCTGACTTAGCCAGGCACCAGCGCACACACACGGGTGAGAAGCCACACAAGTGCCCTGAATGCGACAAGAGCTTCCGCAGCTCTTCTGACCTAGTGCGCCACCAGGGCGTGCACACGGGCGAGAAGCCTTTCTCTTGTTCTGAATGTGGCAAGAACTTCAGCCGGAGCGCCTACCTGGCTGACCACCAGCGCATCCACACAGGTGAGAAGCCCTTCAGCTGCAGCGAGTGTGGCAAGAGCTTCTCGCTGCGCTCCTACCTGCTAGACCACAGGCGTGTGCACACGGGCGAGCGGCCATTCGGCTGTGGGGAATGTGACAAGAGCTTCAAGCAGCGTGCACACCTCATTGCGCACCAGAGCTTGCACGCAAAGATGGCCCAACCTGTGGGGTGA